The following is a genomic window from Bacteroidia bacterium.
CACAAGTATCTGTACTGCATCCATGTGCATCCGTTACTTTAATGCAATAGCTACCAGCACACAGATTATTGGCATTGGCTGTCGTATTACCGCTTGGTGTCCATGAATACGTATAGGGTGCTGTTCCACCTGAGGGTATCACCACAGCATATCCATTGCAAGTCCCATTACATGTCGCTGAAAAACCTGCAGCTTGTATTTTTAAAACAGAAGGTTGCGTGATAGTAGCAATTGCTGTGCTTGTACATCCTGCGGAAGCAGTAACCGTAACAGTATAATTACCAACATTCAAGCCTGTAGCAGTAGCTGTTGTTTGAGATGGAATGGTACTCCATGAATAAATAAAAGGACCAGAGCCAGAAGGAGTTGCAGTTGCCGAACCATTTGCTGCACCATTACAAGTAATATTAGCAGTAGAAATAGTAGTTATCGGCATTGGGGAAAACGAAACCACAGTATCTAATACATAACTGCAACCGCTGCCAGTTGTAACGGTTACTTGATATTCTCCATTTTGATTGACATTACAAGATTGACCTGTACTAGAACCCACAATGCCCGGACCAGCAGGAACTGGTGTCCATTGATAATTGGATCCGCCCGCAGGAGCAGTTAATGTGATAATTCCTCCAATACATGTGGTAGGAGAAGTGCTAATTGCCACAGAACCACAAGAACAATCAATATAAGCATATCCAAAGTGTCCACCAAAAATACATCCTGCAGCAGTAAAGCGTACCGTAACAGTTTGTCCGATGTAAGCGCCTAAATTTAAACTATTGCTTGTCCAAGGGAGATAATACACATTTGGAGTAGTAGAATTTAAAAATCCTGTAGGAGGCACGCCATTGCTGGCTTGTATATAATATTGCAAACAAGGAATAGGATGTCCAAATTGATCAAATACTTCTGTTCTAAAATAAGGCTGTTCTCCTGCCGCATGTCCACCGTCGTCCAACACAACGGCGTATTTATACGTAAAGAGCGAATTAGCGGCTGTAACATTAAATGTTTGCTGAAGCATTTCTCCGCCACTTTCACCGCCAGGTCCACCTGCGGAACAACTGTATGTGCCATTAGAACCAAAATATTCATTAATGTCTTCTCCACCAATACGTACAGCATAAGTTCCACCACCTGCGTCCAACATCGGAAACCCACCATAAGGATCATTTCCTGAAGCAGCTGTAACGATGGTATGGTAAGAACAAGAAGCTTCTGGAGAATTTACACCAAGTGTATTGATAGCAGGAGAAGTAATCGTCAAAGCTGTTGTAGAATTTGCATTATAACCAATCGCTCCCGTCCAGCCACCAAAATTTCCGTTTTCAAAATCCACATTGTTACAAGCACTTGTTAAAGTACTTAAATTACCTGTGTAAATGGGATTTGGAGGAATTTCGAGATGGTATTTTTGGTCAATGAATTTTTTCTCTTGGAAGTAAAAATAAGTAGATGTTTCTTTTGAATTCAGATGATTCGCAAGTGCTTCTTGATAACACTGAGCAGTGTTAAAACCGTTTAATGAATCGCTTCCGAAAAAAATATTTCCAGAAGGGTTCTCAACTTGCTGAGCAACGCTGAGAGAGGTAGCTAATGCACTGATTACGCATAAGCCAAAAAACTTTTTTGCATTCATGGCTCTTTAATTTAGAGATTTCAGCCATCGGTAAAGTGGAATAAAGGTGTATTCATCAACGTGTTTTTTTGTTTTACTTTATTTCCCATTACCTTGGGCGTACTGTTCATTTTAAATGGTTGTTTCATTTAATTGAGGTTTTGATTTTACTGGTTGTACGAGTCTGTTTTAAAAAAGATACGGAAAAAGACATAGAAATTTATACACTATTTTCGGTTTGAAAAATTATTTTTTTGATGGAGAATAATTGCCGAAAAATTAGTCCGAAAAAATTATTTTTTCGGATGCAGAAACCCAGTTTGAAAAATTATTTTTTCAAACACAAAAAATCAAGCAAAAATTTAATGGAATGATTGAATTTATTCCTTGTTGGCGACAAAGGAAAAATTCATTCCGGCTACTTTTTCGTAGTCTTCGCCGGTGCGTTTAATATCGTCATCATCTTCATCGTAATGCCAAAAAATAGTTATTTTTTTTCCGACACTTTCTTGATGTTTCAATTTCAATAATAATTTTTTGATGGCAATAATAGAAGATGAACTGATGTAATAAAAATTAAAATTTACACTAAAAATATCCGGAAATGCATTCGCTGTTTCGTCCATCCAAGTAAGCAATTGCTGATAAAAACCTTGGGAATCTTCTGGAAAGGATTTTCCAGAAATCTCAAAAATATTTTTTTGGATATCGAAATTTATTTTCGGCGTATTTTGTGTTTCTTCCTTCGTAAATGCGTTCATAATTAGCCTGTTATTTTTGATTCTAAAAAAAACAATGAATTCACTGAATCTACTTTTTCAAAATTAAATCGAATATTATTTTCTGATTTTAATGCAATCGTCAGAAACCCCAAACCAGCGCCACCTTTAGCCGAAAGGCTTCCTTCCGAAAGGACTTCCATGTATGATTTTTTTAATTCTTTTTCGTTCGAACGTTTTATTTTGTCAAGTTTTAACTCGGATTCCGCTACTTTCTCGGTACGAATTAAATTTCCACTCGCCAACATAAATTCATCTTCATGATGTGCAGCAATAAAAAAAGAAGGCTGATTTCCGCTCTTGTCTTTATCTCCATGTAAACGAATGTTCTGAAGGGTTTCCACTACAATGTTGAAAATCTTTTTCACCGCTTTGTGACTCACGCCGCTATTTTCTAAATAATTTTCAATCAAACAAATAATCGCATTGGCTTTGTCCTGACTCATTTCTCCGCAATGCGAAGTAACCAACTTGGTTTTGCCGTTGCT
Proteins encoded in this region:
- a CDS encoding SprB repeat-containing protein, coding for MNAKKFFGLCVISALATSLSVAQQVENPSGNIFFGSDSLNGFNTAQCYQEALANHLNSKETSTYFYFQEKKFIDQKYHLEIPPNPIYTGNLSTLTSACNNVDFENGNFGGWTGAIGYNANSTTALTITSPAINTLGVNSPEASCSYHTIVTAASGNDPYGGFPMLDAGGGTYAVRIGGEDINEYFGSNGTYSCSAGGPGGESGGEMLQQTFNVTAANSLFTYKYAVVLDDGGHAAGEQPYFRTEVFDQFGHPIPCLQYYIQASNGVPPTGFLNSTTPNVYYLPWTSNSLNLGAYIGQTVTVRFTAAGCIFGGHFGYAYIDCSCGSVAISTSPTTCIGGIITLTAPAGGSNYQWTPVPAGPGIVGSSTGQSCNVNQNGEYQVTVTTGSGCSYVLDTVVSFSPMPITTISTANITCNGAANGSATATPSGSGPFIYSWSTIPSQTTATATGLNVGNYTVTVTASAGCTSTAIATITQPSVLKIQAAGFSATCNGTCNGYAVVIPSGGTAPYTYSWTPSGNTTANANNLCAGSYCIKVTDAHGCSTDTC
- a CDS encoding SiaC family regulatory phosphoprotein, whose protein sequence is MNAFTKEETQNTPKINFDIQKNIFEISGKSFPEDSQGFYQQLLTWMDETANAFPDIFSVNFNFYYISSSSIIAIKKLLLKLKHQESVGKKITIFWHYDEDDDDIKRTGEDYEKVAGMNFSFVANKE
- a CDS encoding SiaB family protein kinase, yielding MDIISKYNSVSELYKSNGKTKLVTSHCGEMSQDKANAIICLIENYLENSGVSHKAVKKIFNIVVETLQNIRLHGDKDKSGNQPSFFIAAHHEDEFMLASGNLIRTEKVAESELKLDKIKRSNEKELKKSYMEVLSEGSLSAKGGAGLGFLTIALKSENNIRFNFEKVDSVNSLFFLESKITG